In the genome of Carnobacterium viridans, one region contains:
- a CDS encoding alpha/beta hydrolase, with product MKGVFMKRSYKILIGCFIFFILVLLGSLFFVQSKTYQPLSDALNETETTDQYRVEESSDAIIFSPLNEQQSISILFYQGGLVEEKSYSSIAAKLAEKGYPVYLVKHALNLAVTDANKAETIITDEKIQDFVIGGHSLGGVMASRFANESYSESLKGVFLLASYPDEKGRLDKLPISVLSLIGSNDGVVNEETYQLGKDYLPATTSFYTIEGGNHAGFGDYGDQEGDLPATISPEQQQEQTVDQLEKWLRKIKENE from the coding sequence TTGAAAGGAGTATTTATGAAGCGCAGCTATAAAATTTTAATTGGTTGTTTTATTTTTTTCATTTTGGTTTTACTAGGCAGTTTGTTTTTTGTACAGTCTAAAACCTATCAACCTTTAAGTGACGCATTAAATGAAACAGAGACTACTGATCAATATAGGGTTGAAGAATCCTCAGATGCGATTATTTTCAGTCCATTAAATGAACAACAATCTATTTCTATCCTCTTTTATCAAGGTGGCCTTGTAGAAGAAAAAAGTTACAGTTCCATTGCGGCAAAACTTGCTGAAAAAGGATATCCCGTTTACCTTGTTAAGCATGCTTTGAACCTTGCTGTAACTGATGCAAATAAAGCAGAAACCATTATCACTGATGAAAAGATTCAAGATTTTGTTATAGGTGGTCATTCCTTAGGTGGTGTGATGGCTAGTCGCTTTGCCAATGAAAGTTATTCAGAATCTTTAAAAGGTGTTTTTTTACTAGCTAGTTACCCAGATGAAAAGGGACGGTTAGATAAACTGCCTATTTCAGTTCTTTCCCTTATTGGCTCTAATGATGGCGTAGTTAATGAAGAGACCTATCAGCTCGGCAAGGATTATTTACCTGCTACTACCTCATTCTATACTATTGAAGGAGGCAATCATGCTGGTTTTGGCGATTATGGAGACCAAGAGGGTGATCTTCCTGCCACCATTTCACCCGAACAACAGCAAGAACAGACAGTTGACCAATTAGAAAAATGGTTAAGAAAAATTAAAGAAAATGAATAG
- a CDS encoding aspartate-semialdehyde dehydrogenase, with amino-acid sequence MNGYTIAVVGATGAVGTKMIQMLEQANFPINEVKLLASKRSAGKKALFNGKEIEIQETTADSFENVDIALFSAGGSISKQFAPEAVERGAVVIDNTSAYRMDAEVPLVVPEVNEEAIRSHKGIIANPNCSTIQMMVALEPIRKQYGLDRVIVSTYQAVSGAGVSAVKEMKEQAQHMLNDEPYEAAILPSGGDKKHFPIAFNALPQIDLFTEDGYTFEELKMINETKKIMGDDHIKVSATCVRIPVVSGHSESVYIEVKEDGASVASIQELMKNAPGVELQDDPDNQVYPTALEAEGKKETFVGRIRKDRDLDKGYHMWIVSDNLIKGAAWNSVQIAESLHKLKLIKTTN; translated from the coding sequence ATGAATGGATATACTATTGCAGTCGTAGGAGCAACAGGAGCTGTAGGAACAAAAATGATTCAAATGTTAGAACAAGCCAATTTTCCAATCAATGAAGTGAAACTCTTAGCTTCGAAACGATCAGCTGGAAAAAAAGCTTTATTTAATGGAAAAGAAATTGAAATCCAAGAAACAACGGCAGATTCTTTTGAAAATGTTGATATTGCATTATTTAGTGCAGGTGGATCAATTTCAAAACAATTTGCTCCTGAAGCAGTAGAACGTGGTGCAGTTGTCATTGATAATACAAGTGCATACCGAATGGATGCTGAAGTGCCTTTAGTCGTTCCGGAAGTAAATGAGGAAGCTATTCGTTCTCATAAAGGAATTATTGCTAACCCGAATTGCTCAACGATTCAAATGATGGTTGCGCTAGAACCCATTCGCAAACAATATGGATTAGATCGGGTCATTGTTTCAACCTATCAAGCAGTAAGCGGAGCTGGAGTTTCAGCTGTTAAAGAAATGAAAGAACAAGCACAACATATGTTGAATGATGAGCCTTATGAAGCGGCTATTTTACCATCAGGTGGAGATAAAAAACATTTTCCAATCGCTTTCAATGCATTGCCACAAATCGATTTGTTTACGGAAGATGGCTATACGTTTGAAGAGTTGAAAATGATCAATGAAACTAAAAAAATTATGGGCGATGATCATATAAAAGTTTCTGCAACATGCGTCCGTATTCCAGTTGTTTCAGGACATTCGGAGTCTGTTTATATTGAAGTAAAGGAAGATGGAGCTAGTGTAGCTTCTATTCAAGAACTCATGAAAAACGCACCAGGTGTAGAGCTTCAAGATGATCCTGATAATCAAGTTTATCCAACAGCTTTGGAAGCAGAAGGTAAAAAAGAAACATTTGTTGGAAGAATTCGGAAAGATCGTGACTTAGATAAGGGTTATCATATGTGGATCGTTTCGGATAACTTAATCAAAGGTGCAGCTTGGAATTCTGTTCAAATTGCTGAAAGCTTACACAAGTTAAAATTAATTAAAACAACTAATTAA